A DNA window from Ostrea edulis chromosome 5, xbOstEdul1.1, whole genome shotgun sequence contains the following coding sequences:
- the LOC130055033 gene encoding DNA-directed RNA polymerase II subunit RPB1-like, producing MLNLLALVCFIACSVAGPISTTYSDHSPPYSTGTYSDHSPPYSTDTYSDHNPPYSTETYSDHNPTYSTGTYSDHSPPYSTETYSDHNPTYSTGTYSDHSPPYSTSTYSDHNPTYSTETYSDHNPTYSTGTYSDHSPPYSTETYSDHNPTYSTSTYSDHSPPYSTSTYSDHNPTYSTGTYSDHSPPYSTETYSDHNPTYSTGTYSDHSPPYSTETYSDHNPTYSTGTYSDHSPSYSTSTYSDDSPSYSTSTYSDHNPTYSTGTYSDHDSRHHGVNFGDGSAAAAAAAIAGRGAAASAAVAVADRFVSLRSGLGIGMRRGMRGSMRGGMGSRIAGGMNGSIGGRIGVRMGGHMGGRMGSEMRGGMGGRMDGGMSGSMGSRMGVGRNGGMRGGMGGRIGGSIGGGRNGGMRGDNGGRMGGRMGNGIDTGMRGGMNGDVDSGMHGRMDSGNGGGNGDGNGGGHSGGSGGNRGRRVVL from the coding sequence ATGCTGAACCTTCTAGCCCTCGTCTGCTTCATTGCCTGTTCTGTTGCGGGCCCGATCTCTACAACTTACAGTGACCACAGCCCACCCTATTCTACAGGCACTTACAGTGACCACAGCCCACCCTATTCTACAGACACTTACAGTGACCACAACCCACCCTATTCTACAGAGACTTACAGTGACCACAACCCGACCTATTCTACAGGCACTTACAGTGACCACAGCCCACCCTATTCTACAGAGACTTACAGTGACCACAACCCGACCTATTCTACAGGCACTTACAGTGACCACAGCCCACCCTATTCTACAAGCACTTACAGTGACCACAACCCGACCTATTCTACAGAGACTTACAGTGACCACAACCCGACCTATTCTACAGGCACTTACAGTGACCACAGCCCACCCTATTCTACAGAGACTTACAGTGACCACAACCCGACCTATTCTACAAGCACTTACAGTGACCACAGCCCACCCTATTCTACAAGCACTTACAGTGACCACAACCCGACCTATTCTACAGGCACTTACAGTGACCACAGCCCACCCTATTCTACAGAGACTTACAGTGACCACAACCCGACCTATTCTACAGGCACTTACAGTGACCACAGCCCACCCTATTCTACAGAGACTTACAGTGACCACAACCCGACCTATTCTACAGGCACTTACAGTGACCACAGCCCATCCTATTCTACAAGCACTTACAGTGACGACAGCCCTTCCTATTCTACAAGCACTTACAGTGACCACAACCCCACCTATTCTACAGGCACTTATAGTGACCACGACTCGAGGCATCATGGGGTGAACTTTGGAGATGGATCTGCTGCTGCCGCTGCTGCAGCCATCGCTGGACGAGGTGCTGCCGCATCTGCTGCAGTCGCTGTTGCTGATAGATTTGTTAGCTTAAGATCCGGTTTAGGCATCGGCATGCGACGTGGTATGCGCGGTAGCATGCGTGGTGGCATGGGCAGTCGTATTGCCGGTGGCATGAACGGTAGCATAGGTGGTCGCATAGGCGTTCGAATGGGTGGTCACATGGGTGGTCGCATGGGCAGTGAAATGAGAGGTGGCATGGGTGGTCGCATGGACGGTGGTATGAGTGGTAGCATGGGTAGTCGCATGGGCGTTGGGAGGAATGGTGGTATGCGAGGTGGAATGGGCGGTCGCATTGGCGGTAGCATTGGTGGTGGGAGGAACGGTGGCATGCGAGGTGACAATGGTGGTCGTATGGGCGGACGCATGGGCAATGGTATTGACACTGGCATGCGTGGTGGTATGAACGGTGACGTTGACAGTGGCATGCACGGTAGGATGGACAGTGGTAACGGCGGTGGTAATGGTGATGGTAACGGCGGTGGACACAGTGGTGGAAGCGGTGGTAACAGAGGAAGAAGGGTAGTTTTATGA
- the LOC125656526 gene encoding uncharacterized protein LOC125656526: MLSLLALVCVIIFAVAGQTSTTYSDHSPPYSTETYSDHNPTYSTGTYSDHSPSYSTSTYSDHRPPYSTGTYSDHNPTYSTGTYSDHSPSYSTSTYSDDSPSYSTGTYSDHSPSYSTSTYSDHNPTYSTGTYSDHNPSYSTSTYSDDSPSYSTSTYSDHSPTYSTGTYSDHSPSYSTSTYSDHNPTYSTETYSDHNPTYSTSTYSDHRPPYSTGTYSDHSPPYSTGTYSDHNSTYSTGTNSGNNPRLGGGSGLRPYSNALNFGGGSAVATVADRRAVASATTTAAGRFVSLRAGLGGGMRGSMNGGIGRRMGGGMAGDMGGRMGGHMDGGRSGGRRVGPNNRMGGEMGGHMGRGLQGGRSGNMQGGRSGGMRGGRNGGMRGSRSGGIQGGRSGGMRGGRSGGIQGGRSGGMRGGRGGPNDGDIGGHMGGRMGGGMDGQMGGHIGGGMRDGMADDVGGTGGSTGGGRGGNRRTRVLL, encoded by the coding sequence ATGCTGAGCCTTCTAGCCCTCGTCTGCGTCATTATCTTCGCTGTTGCCGGCCAGACCTCTACAACTTACAGTGACCACAGTCCACCCTATTCTACAGAGACTTACAGTGACCACAACCCCACCTATTCTACAGGTACTTACAGTGACCACAGCCCATCCTATTCTACAAGCACTTACAGTGACCACAGGCCACCCTATTCTACAGGGACTTACAGTGACCACAACCCCACCTATTCTACAGGCACTTACAGTGACCACAGCCCATCCTATTCTACAAGCACTTACAGTGACGACAGCCCTTCCTATTCTACAGGCACTTACAGTGACCACAGCCCATCCTATTCTACAAGCACTTACAGTGACCACAACCCCACCTATTCTACAGGTACTTACAGTGACCACAACCCATCCTATTCTACAAGCACTTACAGTGACGACAGCCCTTCCTATTCTACAAGCACTTACAGTGACCACAGCCCAACCTATTCTACAGGCACTTACAGTGACCACAGCCCATCCTATTCTACAAGCACTTACAGTGACCACAACCCCACCTATTCTACAGAGACTTACAGTGACCACAACCCGACCTATTCTACAAGCACTTACAGTGACCACAGGCCACCCTATTCTACAGGGACTTACAGTGACCACAGCCCACCCTATTCTACAGGCACTTACAGTGACCACAACTCAACTTATTCTACAGGCACTAATAGTGGCAACAACCCTCGCCTTGGAGGAGGATCAGGATTACGACCATATTCTAATGCGTTGAACTTTGGGGGTGGATCTGCTGTTGCCACCGTTGCTGACCGACGTGCTGTCGCATCTGCTACAACCACTGCTGCTGGTAGATTTGTTAGTTTAAGAGCCGGGTTGGGTGGCGGTATGCGCGGTAGTATGAACGGTGGTATAGGCCGTCGCATGGGCGGTGGCATGGCTGGTGATATGGGTGGTCGCATGGGAGGTCACATGGATGGTGGCAGGAGTGGTGGCAGGCGAGTTGGCCCAAATAATCGTATGGGCGGTGAAATGGGTGGTCACATGGGAAGGGGCTTGCAAGGCGGCAGGAGTGGCAACATGCAAGGCGGCAGGAGTGGCGGAATGCGAGGTGGCAGGAATGGTGGCATGCGAGGCAGCAGGAGTGGTGGCATACAAGGTGGCAGGAGTGGTGGCATGCGAGGTGGCAGGAGTGGTGGCATACAAGGTGGCAGGAGTGGTGGCATGCGAGGTGGCAGGGGTGGTCCCAATGACGGTGACATTGGTGGTCACATGGGTGGTCGCATGGGCGGTGGCATGGATGGTCAGATGGGAGGCCATATCGGTGGTGGTATGCGCGATGGCATGGCCGATGATGTCGGTGGAACCGGTGGCAGTACCGGAGGTGGACGAGGCGGTAACAGAAGAACAAGGGTACTTTTAtga